From the genome of Camelina sativa cultivar DH55 unplaced genomic scaffold, Cs unpScaffold03504, whole genome shotgun sequence:
GATGTTAGAAACCTACGAGGTCCTGGTAAGATACCAACTCCCTCCTCGTCTGGACAAGTACAAAATTCCTGCAAGTACGAAGAAACAAGTTGATATAATGTCTTACTTTTAACAATTCCATTCATATAGTGAGGAAAGAAGTTTATGATTCAGCAAAAGTCCTAACCAAGACAAGAGATTTTAGATTCGTGAAGCTCTCAAGAAAGATTGGCAACATTTCCCACCTGTCGTCGGTGAATTCGACTCGCAAGAAAGATATATTACGGAATAAGGGTAGTTTTTCACATCTTGAGTAGTCATATATGACCTGttagaaggtaaaaaaaagaagaagagattttaAGAACTTATAGGATAAAGTAAAGCATCCAAATAGTAAATTCAGCATCGACGGTTACCTCAAGAGTACTCGAAGAGATGATCATATCTATAACACAAGATATCCCGACAAGAAAATTACGAATCCTATGTCTCTTTGGTAGATCATCTGGATCGAACTCATCTTCGATAAAGAAGCCAAACGCAGTATCGATATCAGCCTTAACAAGGGAACCATGATTTTCTATTAAGAAACTTTCAGTTCCCTGATCACTGAGCCTCAGATACTCAAGCATAGGAGAATCAATTACAACTGTCGTAAAACCCTCTTCCACAACATAAGTGAAGGTCAATAGAGACGGAGAACACACTTTAAGATTTTCTAAATTGACGTTGTTTACAGTTAAGCTTTCAAGGACAGG
Proteins encoded in this window:
- the LOC104774544 gene encoding FBD-associated F-box protein At4g13985-like, with product MLISGSPVLESLTVNNVNLENLKVCSPSLLTFTYVVEEGFTTVVIDSPMLEYLRLSDQGTESFLIENHGSLVKADIDTAFGFFIEDEFDPDDLPKRHRIRNFLVGISCVIDMIISSSTLEVIYDYSRCEKLPLFRNISFLRVEFTDDRWEMLPIFLESFTNLKSLVLEFCTCPDEEGVGILPGP